A part of Prionailurus viverrinus isolate Anna chromosome E1, UM_Priviv_1.0, whole genome shotgun sequence genomic DNA contains:
- the ANKRD40CL gene encoding LOW QUALITY PROTEIN: putative ANKRD40 C-terminal-like protein (The sequence of the model RefSeq protein was modified relative to this genomic sequence to represent the inferred CDS: deleted 2 bases in 1 codon; substituted 1 base at 1 genomic stop codon) translates to MPRGGSVGLATLRPGGPELAPGLCPAAQATIKLVLKVRIQRPKENDFTEVELNRELSSQNLLKVSCCEXGVKPEQVKIRPPNTLLRKDKDILRLQDFQEIKLVSMKNGSSELVAHAPSLTEKPCLNSHAANLTY, encoded by the exons ATGCCGAGGGGAGGCAGCGTCGGGCTGGCGACCCTGCGGCCCGGCGGCCCGGAGCTGGCCCCAGGCCTGTGCCCAGCAGCCCAGGCGACCATCA AGCTGGtgcttaaagtcagaattcaGAGGCCCAAAGAAAATGACTTCACTGAAGTTGAACTGAACAGAGAGCTGAGTTCTCAAAATCTACTAAAAGTGAGTTGCTGTGAATGAGGGGTTAAGCCAGAGCAAGTGAAGATCAGGCCACCAAACACGCTGCTCAGAAAG GACAAAGACATTTTAAGACTACAGGACTTCCAGGAAATAAAACTCGTTTCAATGAAAAATGGAAGCTCTGAATTGGTAGCACACGCACCATCCCTGACAGAGAAGCCCTGCTTA AACAGCCACGCTGCAAACCTGACCTATTAG
- the LUC7L3 gene encoding luc7-like protein 3 isoform X4: MKVGYERDFLRYLQSLLAEVERRIRRGHARLALSQNQQSSGAAGPTGKNEEKIQVLTDKIDVLLQQIEELGSEGKVEEAQGMMKLVEQLKEERELLRSTTSTIESFAAQEKQMEVCEVCGAFLIVGDAQSRVDDHLMGKQHMGYAKIKATVEELKEKLRKRTEEPDRDERLKKEKQEREEREKEREREREERERKRRREEEEREKERARDRERRKRSRSRSRHSSRTSDRRCSRSRDHKRSRSRERRRSRSRDRRRSRSHDRSERKHRSRSRDRRRSKSRDRKSYKHRSKSRDREQDRKSKEKEKRGSDDKKSSVKSSSREKQSEDTNTESKESDTKNEVNGTSEDIKSEVQRKYAQTKTELSRVRRHTKASSEGKDSVVLQNILRYIVLSQLFCSRLVPPLVCLFGNYCPRL; the protein is encoded by the exons ATGAAAGTTGGCTATGAGAGAGATTTTTTGCGATACCTGCAGAGCTTACTTGCAGAAGTAGAACGTAGAATTAGACGAGGCCATGCTCGTTTGGCATTATCTCAAAACCAGCAGTCTTCTGGG gCAGCTGGTCCAACaggcaaaaatgaagaaaaaattcagGTTCTAACAGATAAAATTGATGTACTCCTGCAGCAG ATTGAAGAATTAGGATCTGAAGGAAAAGTAGAAGAAGCCCAGGGAATGATGAAATTAGTTGAACAgttaaaagaagagagagagttgCTTAGATCCACGACCTCG ACGATTGAAAGTTTTGCTgcccaagaaaaacaaatggaagttTGTGAAGTGTGTGGAGCCTTTTTGATAGTCGGAGATGCCCAGTCCCGGGTAGATGACCATTTGATGGGAAAGCAGCACATGGGATATGCCAAAATTAAAGCTACTGTTGAAGAATTAAAA gaaaagttaagaaaaagaactGAAGAACCTGATCGTGATGAGCGTTTAAAAAAGGAGAAGCAAGAacgggaagaaagagaaaaagaacgggaaagagaaagagaggaaagagaaaggaaaagacggagagaagaggaagaaagagagaaagaaagggctagagacagagaaagaagaaaacgaAGTCGTTCAAGAAGTCGGCATTCAAGCCGAACCTCAGACCGAAGATGCAGCAGGTCTCGGGACCACAAAAGATCACGAAGTAGAGAAAGAAGGCGAAGCAG AAGCAGAGATCGACGAAGAAGCAGAAGCCATGATCgatcagaaagaaaacatagatCTCGTAGTCGGGATCGAAGAAGATCAAAAAGCCGGGATCGAAAGTCCTATAAGCACAGGAGCAAAAGTCGGGACAGAGAACAAGATAGAAAATCCAAGGAGAAAG AAAAGAGGGGATCTGATGATAAAAAAAGTAGTGTGAAGTCCAGTAGTCGAGAAAAACAGAGTGAAGACACAAACACTGAATCAAAGGAAAGTGATACTAAGAATGAGGTCAATGGGACCAGTGAAGACATTAAATCTGAAG TGCAGCGTAAGTATGCACAGACGAAGACGGAGCTAAGCCGAGTAAGAAGACATACAAAAGCATCTTCTGAAGGAAAAGACAGTGTAGTCCTGCAAAACATTTTGAGGTACATTGTTTTGTCTCAGCTATTTTGTAGCAGACTCGTGCCCCCATTAGTGTGCCTCTTTGGAAATTACTGCCCACGTTTGTAA